In the genome of Croceimicrobium hydrocarbonivorans, one region contains:
- a CDS encoding Gfo/Idh/MocA family protein: MTENKPIKFAVVGCGHIGKRHAEMIWQNPEAELIAFCDTRPASELGIDPKMKDVVLFSSLEDLLKANLEIDAINIATPNGLHAEQAVACLNAGYHVVVEKPLSLKKTDAEKVIFTALHKNRHVFAVMQNRYSPPSIWIKDMVGSGKLGRINMVQINCYWNRDARYYKPDNWHGNKALDGGTLFTQFSHFIDVMYWLFGDIEDIKGRMVDFNHSGTTDFEDSGILSFKFTDGGMGVLNFSTSCWDKNFESSITILAENGTIKIGGQYMNEVEYCHVKDYEMPVLKASNPPNDYGPYKGSAANHVYLIENVIDVLKGRAPITTNALEGLKVVDIIERMYQAVSE; this comes from the coding sequence TTGACTGAAAATAAGCCCATAAAATTTGCTGTTGTTGGCTGTGGTCACATCGGCAAAAGACATGCTGAAATGATTTGGCAAAACCCCGAAGCAGAGTTAATCGCCTTTTGTGATACTCGCCCTGCCAGTGAATTGGGTATTGATCCCAAAATGAAGGATGTGGTTCTTTTTTCTTCTTTGGAAGACTTGCTGAAGGCCAATCTGGAAATTGACGCGATTAACATTGCTACTCCCAATGGTTTACATGCCGAACAAGCCGTTGCTTGTTTAAATGCTGGATACCATGTAGTGGTTGAAAAGCCACTCAGCTTAAAGAAAACCGATGCGGAGAAAGTAATTTTCACGGCTTTACATAAAAATCGCCATGTCTTTGCTGTGATGCAAAACCGCTACTCCCCTCCTTCCATTTGGATCAAGGATATGGTGGGCAGTGGAAAGCTGGGTCGTATCAATATGGTGCAAATCAATTGCTATTGGAATCGTGACGCACGCTATTATAAACCTGATAATTGGCATGGCAATAAGGCTTTAGACGGAGGTACCCTCTTTACCCAATTCTCGCACTTTATTGATGTAATGTACTGGTTGTTTGGAGATATTGAAGATATCAAAGGACGTATGGTTGATTTTAACCATAGCGGCACTACTGACTTTGAAGATTCAGGTATTCTCAGCTTCAAATTTACCGATGGAGGCATGGGGGTTCTAAACTTCAGTACTTCCTGCTGGGATAAAAACTTCGAAAGCAGCATCACCATATTGGCTGAAAATGGCACCATTAAAATTGGCGGTCAATACATGAATGAAGTGGAATACTGCCACGTAAAGGATTATGAAATGCCGGTTCTAAAAGCTTCAAATCCTCCTAATGATTATGGTCCCTATAAAGGAAGTGCCGCCAACCATGTCTACTTGATTGAAAATGTAATTGACGTTTTGAAAGGTAGAGCCCCCATCACCACCAATGCCCTGGAAGGTCTTAAAGTGGTTGACATCATTGAGCGAATGTATCAAGCAGTTAGTGAATAA
- a CDS encoding sensor histidine kinase, with the protein MEQYIWKKLGISSSFSIEERLFMSTSFLSACFLILLTLPLYIQQAGRAAFYLLVLGLSLISCYLLVRLWRRLGLAKVLLTLVVLFFSHLIFPLTGFFKGPVVYGIVMFFVLSLVVSKTSLEQRINFIVVLIFGLDLIFYLAPMPDSQTTWVYFLTYFAFTCIFYLGTVYLKMMYDQSTALVGKQKRELEQISQKMEKQMVETKELSAQKDRLFSIIGHDLRSPLSGIEGFLNVMDHGGVPDEERKIMQNELLRLTRNSRALLDNLLRWAKRDTKAYQASRIDYPKLIKMVGEHLRPLSDAKGISLQILIDEGEGAVTGDADMLEMIIRNLISNAIKFTPKGGWIKVRAYEMESELRLEVEDNGIGMTEEQRKKLFSPHREVGLGTNKEKGVGLGLMLCAEFLNYMNGTIEVRSVKDKGTCFTVRIPRVWGESYNV; encoded by the coding sequence ATGGAACAGTACATCTGGAAAAAACTCGGAATTAGCTCGAGCTTCAGTATTGAAGAGCGACTATTCATGAGTACCAGCTTCCTCAGTGCTTGCTTTTTAATCCTCCTGACCTTACCGCTCTATATTCAACAAGCAGGGCGGGCTGCTTTTTATTTACTGGTTTTAGGGCTTAGCTTAATTTCTTGTTATTTATTGGTGCGATTGTGGCGAAGGCTTGGTTTAGCCAAGGTACTTCTCACCTTAGTGGTACTGTTTTTCTCGCATCTCATTTTTCCATTAACCGGTTTCTTCAAGGGGCCCGTGGTTTATGGTATAGTGATGTTTTTTGTTTTAAGCCTAGTTGTTTCCAAAACCAGTTTAGAGCAACGGATCAATTTTATAGTAGTATTGATATTTGGTTTAGACCTAATATTTTATCTGGCCCCGATGCCAGATTCTCAAACCACTTGGGTTTATTTCTTAACCTATTTTGCTTTTACCTGTATTTTCTACCTCGGTACTGTGTATTTAAAGATGATGTACGATCAATCCACAGCTTTGGTAGGCAAACAAAAGCGCGAGCTGGAGCAGATTAGCCAGAAGATGGAAAAGCAAATGGTGGAGACCAAAGAGCTTTCCGCCCAGAAGGATCGCTTATTCTCAATCATTGGTCATGATTTGCGTAGCCCTCTTTCAGGAATTGAAGGCTTTCTGAATGTGATGGACCATGGTGGTGTTCCCGATGAAGAGCGTAAAATTATGCAGAATGAATTGCTGCGATTAACGCGTAATAGTCGGGCTCTTCTAGATAATCTTTTACGCTGGGCCAAAAGAGATACTAAAGCCTATCAAGCATCCAGGATAGACTATCCTAAGCTTATAAAGATGGTAGGGGAGCATTTACGTCCCTTATCGGACGCCAAAGGAATTAGCCTACAGATTTTGATTGATGAAGGGGAAGGTGCGGTTACAGGCGATGCAGATATGCTAGAGATGATTATCCGAAACCTAATTAGCAATGCCATTAAGTTCACACCTAAGGGTGGATGGATTAAGGTTCGCGCTTATGAGATGGAGTCTGAGCTTAGGTTGGAAGTAGAGGACAATGGCATTGGTATGACCGAGGAGCAACGCAAAAAATTATTTTCACCGCATCGAGAGGTTGGATTAGGTACTAATAAAGAGAAGGGGGTAGGCTTAGGCTTAATGTTATGCGCTGAGTTTCTGAATTATATGAATGGCACAATTGAGGTGCGCAGTGTTAAGGATAAAGGAACTTGCTTTACCGTCCGTATCCCGCGTGTCTGGGGCGAAAGCTACAATGTTTAA
- a CDS encoding T9SS type B sorting domain-containing protein: MKKLTLLFLTLLSGSLFAQNLVRNGSLENTGNCPITDTVFSNYVNPWTFYKGDPDFYHPCGFPGSDSATNNALPFDGDGFAGIDVYGLEGVNYNREYLHGELKKPLEEGKFYRVSFYVLPRNNDDKGDSYGINNIGMLLTDTVIDSVPPGNVIMASPQVVAKDAITQVNYWTPICGIIKAKGGERYITIGNFTQDAETDAVPLENAANPSTAYYMIDYVEVLENDLPQLPSDTVICQEGRIDLRVAGPNISVLWSDETTTSNFIITKPGLYTAEISNGICTFTDSIQVDGVNCEECVTYAPNAFTPNGDGRNDEFIITPICDSDGYLEHYDLRIFDKWGRKVFETQSPDVGWTGKNAEHKGVYTYTLEYRFSSERETKTRIKRGFVTILK; the protein is encoded by the coding sequence ATGAAGAAGCTAACCCTATTGTTTTTAACTCTCTTGAGCGGAAGCCTGTTCGCGCAGAATTTGGTGCGTAATGGTTCCCTTGAGAACACTGGTAATTGTCCTATCACTGATACTGTTTTTAGTAATTATGTGAACCCTTGGACATTTTACAAAGGTGACCCTGACTTCTATCATCCTTGTGGTTTTCCGGGCAGTGATTCTGCAACTAATAATGCCTTACCCTTTGATGGGGACGGTTTTGCTGGAATCGATGTTTATGGCCTTGAAGGCGTAAATTACAATCGCGAGTATCTTCATGGTGAATTGAAAAAGCCTTTGGAAGAAGGTAAATTTTACCGAGTTAGCTTTTATGTTTTGCCGCGTAACAATGACGATAAAGGCGATTCTTACGGAATCAACAATATCGGAATGTTGCTTACGGATACAGTAATTGACTCTGTTCCTCCGGGAAATGTGATCATGGCCAGTCCTCAAGTAGTAGCGAAAGATGCAATTACTCAGGTGAACTACTGGACTCCAATCTGCGGAATTATCAAAGCAAAAGGTGGAGAGCGTTATATTACCATTGGTAATTTCACCCAAGATGCTGAAACCGATGCAGTCCCTCTAGAAAATGCAGCTAATCCATCCACTGCATACTATATGATTGATTATGTTGAGGTTTTAGAGAATGACTTACCTCAATTGCCTTCTGATACCGTAATCTGCCAGGAAGGTCGTATAGACTTAAGAGTGGCAGGGCCCAATATTTCAGTGCTTTGGAGTGATGAAACCACCACTTCTAATTTCATTATTACTAAACCAGGATTATATACCGCTGAAATTTCTAATGGCATTTGCACCTTTACTGATTCCATTCAGGTGGATGGCGTAAACTGTGAAGAGTGCGTTACCTATGCCCCTAATGCATTTACCCCTAATGGCGATGGTCGTAATGATGAGTTTATTATTACACCAATCTGTGATTCGGATGGCTATTTAGAGCACTATGATTTGCGGATTTTCGATAAATGGGGTCGCAAAGTGTTCGAAACCCAGAGTCCTGACGTAGGTTGGACCGGTAAAAACGCAGAGCATAAAGGAGTATATACCTATACTCTGGAATATCGTTTCAGCAGCGAAAGAGAAACTAAAACCCGAATTAAACGCGGTTTTGTTACTATTCTCAAGTAG
- a CDS encoding acyltransferase, producing the protein MEKEYFAHPTAVIDEGAQIGKGTKIWHFSHIMPQAVLGEKCNIGQNVVVSPEVVLGRNVKVQNNVSIYTGVSCDDDVFLGPSMVFTNVSNPRSGVNRRNAYEKTHVGKGATIGANATIVCGHDIGEYAFIGAGAVVTKTVKPYALLVGNPARQIGWMSQYGHRLHFNENQEARCPESGQGYKLNEDQIELILD; encoded by the coding sequence ATGGAAAAGGAATACTTTGCACATCCCACTGCTGTTATAGACGAAGGTGCCCAAATTGGCAAGGGCACCAAAATCTGGCATTTCTCCCATATTATGCCTCAAGCAGTTTTAGGTGAAAAATGTAATATCGGACAAAATGTGGTGGTTAGCCCAGAAGTGGTGCTTGGTAGAAATGTTAAAGTTCAAAACAATGTTTCGATCTACACCGGAGTTAGCTGCGATGATGATGTATTCCTTGGACCATCCATGGTATTCACCAATGTAAGCAATCCTAGATCCGGTGTAAACCGCCGAAATGCCTACGAGAAAACGCATGTAGGGAAAGGAGCAACTATTGGGGCCAATGCTACCATAGTTTGTGGACACGATATTGGAGAGTACGCTTTTATCGGCGCTGGAGCAGTAGTAACCAAAACGGTAAAACCCTACGCTTTGCTTGTTGGAAATCCCGCTCGACAAATTGGATGGATGAGTCAATATGGTCATCGTCTCCATTTTAATGAAAATCAAGAAGCCCGGTGTCCTGAAAGTGGACAAGGCTATAAACTGAATGAAGATCAAATAGAATTAATCCTTGACTGA
- a CDS encoding GIY-YIG nuclease family protein, with the protein MEGFYTYMIYSEKSDIMYKGYSQNVELRLRAHNEGRSRYTRNKGPWVLVYLRKFASKEEALRHEKYLKVQNRPYLKWLVKTPQNELL; encoded by the coding sequence ATGGAAGGATTCTATACCTATATGATTTACTCAGAAAAGTCTGATATAATGTATAAAGGTTATAGCCAAAATGTGGAATTGCGCTTAAGAGCCCATAATGAAGGTCGAAGTCGGTATACTAGGAATAAAGGCCCATGGGTATTGGTGTATTTAAGAAAGTTTGCAAGCAAGGAAGAAGCATTGCGGCATGAGAAGTATTTAAAAGTTCAAAACCGACCTTATTTAAAGTGGCTGGTAAAAACGCCCCAAAATGAACTACTCTGA
- a CDS encoding response regulator produces the protein MMATKNGVIAEEERIQLVNRSMSHFLEGKRVLLAGANEVDEMLLRYMVVESGGVLNVAKSIEEMRKTLSKSRYDLILMNSRLDNENAMGILQQLRKEGLVKSPVVAISSNDLVGRAIHNGFAYVLRRPLEKRKILAALSAIFQN, from the coding sequence ATGATGGCAACAAAAAATGGCGTAATTGCGGAGGAAGAACGAATACAGCTTGTAAATCGATCCATGAGTCATTTTTTAGAAGGAAAAAGAGTATTACTAGCCGGTGCCAATGAGGTAGACGAAATGTTACTTCGGTATATGGTGGTAGAAAGTGGTGGCGTTTTAAACGTAGCTAAAAGCATTGAAGAAATGCGTAAGACCCTAAGTAAAAGTCGTTATGACTTAATACTGATGAACTCGCGTCTCGACAATGAAAATGCTATGGGCATCTTACAGCAATTGCGTAAAGAGGGCCTGGTAAAATCCCCAGTGGTAGCTATTAGTAGTAATGATTTAGTAGGTAGAGCAATTCACAATGGATTTGCCTATGTGCTGCGTCGTCCGCTAGAGAAACGTAAGATTTTAGCAGCGCTAAGCGCAATCTTCCAGAACTAA
- a CDS encoding ABC transporter permease, giving the protein MLRFIWNKTWYGLLVMWGVITVVFFLFNVLPGDPSRMMLDQREDSEQLARIKAKYGFDLPISQQYLHYLNDLSPLSWHSANPEDFSNYQRYQKEPIVLFKIGGGALCLKAPYLRTSFRSQGKEVSTILSETFPNTLVLAIAAMTLALLLGLSLGMLAARFKGTWIDSGINFFGTLGMSVPSFFSAILMAWIFGYLLSSWTGLNMTGSLYEADLYGEGRYIAWSNLILPAITLGIRPLAVIIQLSRSSILEELGQDYIRTARAKGLSMAAILRKHALRNALNPVITAASGWFASMLAGAVFVEYIFGWNGLGKQIVDALNQLDLPLVMGAVLLIAITFVVISIIVDLLYAWVDPRVRN; this is encoded by the coding sequence TTGCTGCGTTTTATCTGGAATAAAACCTGGTATGGCCTCCTGGTGATGTGGGGTGTAATTACCGTTGTCTTTTTTCTTTTTAATGTATTACCAGGCGATCCCTCGAGGATGATGCTAGATCAAAGAGAAGACAGTGAGCAATTGGCGCGAATTAAAGCCAAGTACGGTTTTGACCTGCCCATTAGCCAGCAGTATCTTCACTATTTAAATGACCTGAGCCCACTTTCATGGCATAGTGCCAATCCTGAAGATTTCAGTAATTATCAGCGTTATCAAAAAGAGCCCATCGTGCTTTTTAAAATAGGTGGTGGAGCCCTTTGTTTGAAAGCCCCCTATTTACGGACCTCCTTCCGATCTCAAGGTAAAGAAGTGAGTACCATTTTAAGTGAAACCTTCCCCAATACCTTAGTATTAGCAATAGCAGCGATGACCCTGGCTTTGCTCCTGGGCCTGAGCCTAGGTATGCTGGCCGCTCGTTTTAAAGGTACCTGGATTGATAGCGGCATCAATTTTTTCGGGACTCTAGGTATGTCCGTTCCCTCCTTCTTTTCTGCCATTTTAATGGCTTGGATATTTGGTTACCTCCTATCATCCTGGACGGGTCTCAATATGACCGGCAGTCTTTACGAAGCCGACCTCTATGGTGAAGGGCGCTACATTGCTTGGTCTAATTTGATATTACCGGCTATAACCCTGGGCATTCGTCCTTTGGCGGTAATCATTCAATTGAGTCGGTCCTCAATCCTAGAAGAATTGGGGCAGGATTATATCCGAACCGCTCGGGCTAAGGGATTAAGCATGGCCGCTATCTTGAGAAAACATGCCCTTCGTAATGCCCTTAATCCGGTTATTACTGCCGCTTCGGGTTGGTTTGCATCGATGTTGGCTGGAGCCGTTTTTGTGGAGTACATCTTTGGTTGGAATGGCTTAGGGAAACAAATTGTAGACGCTCTAAATCAATTGGATTTACCTCTTGTGATGGGGGCAGTACTACTGATTGCGATTACCTTTGTGGTGATCAGTATAATTGTAGATTTATTGTACGCTTGGGTCGACCCCAGAGTACGTAATTAA
- a CDS encoding ComEC/Rec2 family competence protein, whose amino-acid sequence MLEDRKSLEAVIRLNYIEKKGEKYQIHFSQSSENYYCLSSDSICARWKAGDLFWMDGDLIPISGPSRPDQFNFKAYLQNQNLIARLHWKRIAKIKSEATFKDLLVNYRNSLAQRIDSWPWAEKHKALYKALFLGLKGDLDSEMRQDFGAAGLMHVLAVSGLHLGMIYLLLQFLLKPLKALPYFRILNCILSIIGIWAFSFLSGAGPSVLRAATLFSFLAIGKAINRPGSGLSSVWASALVLLWFQPLLIRQLGFLLSYSAVIGILFLVPKMKAWHSFKFQPLKSVQELIYVSIAAQLFTAPISLNTFGSFPLYFLLANLLVLPLMSLIMYAGLLVLLLDPFPIFSFFRDSFPIALEYMSKISAWISSFPNAQIQWNISWFNCTLSYILLAYWLIHSRLSLKKFIALIMCLGIISYGQSLYQKMVTAQSLVIYSGNDRELVYRTGSTEYHLNAGEVKTSQRKLSSLPYIDQNLNIKEEKDQIILTSPLSVNSLILVNDQTQMEVKDSALVVYTGFSLEKEKAWQSYCQALNISFRSCRKGYLTIP is encoded by the coding sequence ATGTTGGAGGATAGAAAGAGCTTGGAAGCAGTAATCCGCTTGAACTATATTGAAAAGAAAGGAGAAAAGTATCAAATCCATTTTTCGCAATCATCAGAAAATTACTATTGTCTGAGTTCGGATAGTATCTGCGCCCGTTGGAAAGCTGGTGATCTATTTTGGATGGATGGAGATCTAATACCTATCTCCGGCCCTTCCCGTCCTGATCAATTTAATTTTAAAGCCTATCTCCAGAATCAAAATCTTATTGCTCGTCTCCATTGGAAGCGAATTGCTAAAATAAAGTCGGAAGCCACTTTCAAGGATCTTCTGGTAAACTATCGAAATTCACTAGCCCAAAGGATAGATTCCTGGCCCTGGGCAGAAAAGCACAAAGCACTCTATAAGGCCTTATTTCTGGGCTTAAAAGGAGACCTAGACTCTGAGATGCGACAAGACTTTGGAGCCGCAGGTTTAATGCATGTATTAGCGGTTAGCGGGCTGCATTTGGGAATGATATATCTTTTACTTCAATTCCTCTTAAAACCACTTAAGGCATTGCCCTACTTCCGAATCCTGAATTGCATTTTAAGCATTATAGGGATATGGGCTTTTAGCTTTTTAAGCGGAGCTGGTCCCTCCGTACTTCGTGCAGCTACTCTTTTTAGTTTTTTAGCTATTGGTAAAGCCATTAACAGACCCGGTAGTGGTTTAAGCTCAGTTTGGGCCTCCGCTCTGGTTCTGCTCTGGTTTCAACCCTTATTAATACGACAATTGGGCTTTCTCTTAAGCTATTCTGCCGTAATTGGAATACTTTTCTTGGTTCCTAAAATGAAAGCCTGGCACAGCTTCAAATTTCAGCCTTTGAAATCTGTTCAAGAGCTTATTTATGTTTCCATTGCAGCGCAATTATTTACGGCTCCCATCAGCCTAAATACCTTCGGAAGTTTTCCCCTTTATTTTTTGTTGGCCAACCTTTTGGTACTACCCCTAATGAGCCTAATTATGTACGCAGGTTTATTGGTTCTTCTATTGGACCCATTCCCCATCTTTTCATTTTTCCGCGACAGCTTTCCGATAGCCTTGGAGTACATGAGCAAGATTAGCGCCTGGATAAGCAGCTTCCCTAATGCCCAGATCCAGTGGAATATTTCCTGGTTCAATTGTACCCTGAGCTATATCCTTTTAGCCTATTGGCTAATTCATTCCAGGCTTAGCTTGAAAAAGTTCATCGCTTTAATAATGTGTTTGGGAATCATTAGCTATGGTCAAAGTCTTTATCAAAAGATGGTGACCGCTCAAAGCTTGGTGATCTACTCTGGAAATGACAGGGAATTGGTCTACAGAACTGGCTCAACAGAGTATCATCTAAATGCAGGTGAAGTCAAAACTTCTCAGCGAAAGCTAAGTTCATTGCCCTATATAGATCAAAACCTAAATATTAAGGAGGAGAAAGACCAGATAATTCTCACTTCTCCTTTATCTGTTAATAGCCTAATACTGGTGAATGATCAGACCCAGATGGAAGTTAAAGATTCTGCTCTGGTAGTTTACACCGGGTTCTCACTAGAAAAAGAAAAAGCCTGGCAATCCTATTGCCAGGCTTTGAATATATCCTTTAGAAGTTGCCGTAAAGGCTACCTAACAATACCTTAG
- the tpiA gene encoding triose-phosphate isomerase codes for MARKIIAGNWKMNLNLAQGAALVKASDDYLNANPAKHIDVIVAPPAHQLVQTVKLSTNTKLSVVAQNMCAHENGAYTGEISASMLVDAGVELVIVGHSERREIFGEDDALLEAKLHKALEYDLYPIFCVGESLEQRQAGIHFKHIEKQLEAGLKNFNADQIPHIILAYEPIWAIGTGETASPEQAQEMHAFIRKFLTGKFSATVADETSILYGGSVKPSNAKDLFSQPDIDGGLIGGASIQIDSFLELIKIGESILR; via the coding sequence ATGGCACGTAAAATTATTGCCGGCAACTGGAAAATGAACCTCAACCTGGCTCAGGGAGCCGCTTTGGTTAAAGCCAGTGATGACTATTTAAATGCAAATCCGGCCAAACACATAGATGTAATTGTTGCTCCACCCGCTCACCAATTGGTGCAAACGGTAAAGCTTTCTACGAACACCAAACTTTCGGTGGTAGCCCAAAATATGTGTGCACATGAAAATGGAGCCTATACCGGTGAAATTAGTGCCAGTATGCTGGTAGATGCTGGGGTAGAATTAGTAATAGTTGGTCATTCTGAGCGTCGGGAAATTTTTGGTGAAGATGATGCCCTTTTGGAGGCCAAACTTCACAAGGCATTGGAATACGACCTCTACCCTATTTTCTGTGTAGGAGAAAGCCTGGAACAACGTCAGGCCGGTATTCACTTTAAACATATTGAGAAGCAGTTAGAAGCCGGTCTTAAGAATTTCAATGCTGATCAAATTCCACATATCATTTTGGCTTATGAACCCATTTGGGCGATTGGAACTGGTGAAACGGCCAGTCCAGAGCAAGCTCAGGAAATGCATGCCTTTATCCGTAAATTCTTAACTGGCAAGTTCTCTGCAACGGTAGCCGATGAAACTTCCATTCTTTATGGTGGATCGGTAAAGCCATCCAATGCCAAGGATTTGTTTAGTCAACCTGATATTGACGGTGGCCTAATTGGTGGTGCCTCCATCCAAATTGACTCCTTCCTAGAGCTTATTAAAATCGGTGAATCTATTTTACGATGA
- the prmA gene encoding 50S ribosomal protein L11 methyltransferase: MKNYLVLDFQISPVEPGRDILLALLDNLGYDSFEESPKGLKAYILEEDFDAEELEALPLFSGDEFEISYSSEKLETINWNEEWERNYEPVSLEQRLLIRAPFHSISGSYDHEIVIEPKMSFGTGHHHTTRLMAKAMFDLDFKGKKVLDMGTGTGILAILAQQLGATEIDAIDNFEWAVENTAENAERNNADKVKAEWGDAGLLTGRAYDMILANINRNVLLEDMKAYVDTLASGGSILFSGFFAHDFELIDEEARKQGLEFRHRIEEERWQCVHYQKP; this comes from the coding sequence ATGAAAAATTACCTGGTCCTCGATTTCCAGATTAGCCCGGTAGAACCCGGTCGTGATATCCTCTTAGCTCTTTTAGACAATTTGGGATACGACAGCTTTGAAGAGAGTCCGAAAGGACTGAAGGCCTATATTCTGGAAGAGGATTTCGATGCAGAAGAATTGGAAGCCCTTCCTCTCTTTAGTGGCGACGAATTTGAAATCAGCTACAGCTCCGAAAAACTCGAAACCATTAACTGGAATGAAGAATGGGAGCGTAATTATGAACCGGTAAGTTTAGAGCAACGTCTCTTAATTCGTGCCCCCTTCCATAGCATCAGCGGAAGCTACGACCATGAAATCGTGATTGAGCCTAAAATGTCCTTTGGAACGGGACATCATCATACCACTCGATTAATGGCCAAAGCTATGTTCGACCTTGATTTCAAAGGAAAGAAGGTCTTAGACATGGGTACTGGAACCGGAATTTTAGCCATCCTTGCTCAACAATTGGGTGCTACGGAAATAGATGCTATTGACAATTTCGAATGGGCAGTAGAGAATACCGCCGAAAATGCCGAACGCAATAATGCCGATAAAGTAAAAGCAGAATGGGGCGATGCTGGATTATTAACTGGCAGAGCCTACGATATGATCTTAGCGAATATCAATCGTAATGTCTTATTGGAAGATATGAAGGCCTATGTTGACACCCTGGCCTCCGGTGGATCGATTTTATTCAGTGGATTTTTCGCCCACGATTTTGAGCTAATTGATGAAGAAGCTCGCAAACAAGGACTAGAATTTCGACATCGTATAGAAGAAGAACGCTGGCAATGCGTTCATTATCAAAAGCCCTAA